A window of Cohnella herbarum contains these coding sequences:
- a CDS encoding L-rhamnose mutarotase, translated as MTGRAFTIQIRPGTEEEYKRRHVDVWPEIKANIKKHGFFNYSIYLNGTTLFAYMEHDGDFDASFAAMQAEPIAAQWRNHMSDIIIRDENMGFRFLERVFRVD; from the coding sequence ATGACGGGCAGAGCATTCACCATTCAAATCCGGCCAGGGACTGAGGAAGAGTACAAACGGAGACACGTCGACGTTTGGCCGGAGATTAAGGCGAATATCAAGAAGCACGGTTTCTTCAATTATTCGATTTACTTGAATGGGACGACGTTATTCGCCTACATGGAGCATGACGGGGATTTTGACGCGTCATTCGCAGCCATGCAGGCGGAACCCATTGCCGCGCAGTGGAGAAACCATATGTCCGACATTATTATTCGGGATGAAAATATGGGCTTTCGCTTTCTAGAGCGAGTCTTCCGCGTGGATTGA
- a CDS encoding substrate-binding domain-containing protein encodes MEQFTPTYYQIKQSIKKKIADGKLNPGDILPGRVALSEQYECSWSTLNRAVNELILEGVLTAEKGKGTYVSANAAKIKQGIEPVSVWFCNPYPSVYATLSEMMDGLRNEANDRGRAIQFIDNGNAEAPANINGYIVITPSEDQVPFLLKAWAAGQRFVVLNSDFQNVPFSCVNADLYQGSTQVIDYLLDKGHQRIGLLGLRDGQPNYRHRQDAFRDCFKKRGLPFSDDWFVGRPENLNDAHDLFSDWVDRHPECTAIFAADYMSTLTILETLVEKDIEVPVNLSLFASGYIPFESLMRISLSTMVQPFYEIGRMAMARLLDEQFDRGTELLPCRVIYRESINTIEPGAEEASLHDGQSIHHSNPARD; translated from the coding sequence ATGGAACAGTTCACGCCGACTTACTACCAGATAAAACAAAGCATCAAGAAGAAAATCGCAGATGGCAAGTTAAACCCAGGGGATATTCTCCCCGGACGCGTCGCTTTATCGGAACAATACGAATGCAGTTGGAGCACGTTAAACCGCGCGGTGAACGAGTTGATACTCGAGGGCGTCCTTACCGCCGAGAAGGGGAAAGGGACGTACGTCTCCGCAAACGCGGCCAAAATAAAACAGGGCATCGAACCGGTCAGCGTATGGTTCTGCAATCCGTATCCCAGCGTATACGCAACCTTGTCCGAAATGATGGACGGTCTTCGCAATGAAGCGAACGATAGAGGACGCGCCATCCAGTTTATCGACAACGGCAATGCCGAAGCGCCCGCTAACATTAACGGTTATATCGTTATTACGCCTTCGGAAGACCAGGTACCTTTCCTGCTCAAAGCCTGGGCAGCGGGACAGCGTTTTGTCGTGTTGAACTCGGACTTCCAGAATGTCCCGTTCAGCTGCGTGAATGCCGATCTGTATCAAGGCTCGACTCAAGTCATCGATTATCTGCTCGATAAGGGACATCAACGGATCGGCCTGCTGGGTCTTCGGGATGGACAACCGAATTATCGTCATCGCCAAGATGCGTTTCGGGATTGTTTCAAGAAGCGGGGGTTGCCTTTCTCCGACGACTGGTTCGTTGGCAGGCCGGAGAATTTGAATGATGCCCATGACCTATTCAGCGATTGGGTGGATCGTCATCCGGAATGCACCGCGATCTTCGCGGCCGACTACATGTCCACGCTGACAATCTTGGAAACGCTTGTGGAGAAGGATATCGAAGTGCCTGTCAACTTGTCGCTGTTCGCATCCGGCTACATCCCGTTCGAATCGCTCATGCGCATCTCGTTGAGCACGATGGTTCAACCGTTTTACGAGATCGGCAGAATGGCGATGGCCAGACTGCTCGATGAACAGTTTGACAGAGGAACTGAACTGCTGCCTTGCAGGGTGATCTACAGAGAGTCGATCAACACCATCGAACCCGGCGCGGAGGAGGCTAGTCTGCATGACGGGCAGAGCATTCACCATTCAAATCCGGCCAGGGACTGA
- a CDS encoding RCC1 domain-containing protein, with amino-acid sequence MRKKLIYCLLILFTASSLVNSNWTVKADGAPQASLTVQSISAGTYHMLALMSDGTVMSWGRNTSGQLGVGVTGNRDYASPVIDGNGQVLSDVVAVSAASQHSLALKRDGTVYSWGDNGMGQLGRIGATRVAGKIDGFNNKKITEISTSDSHSLALDEDGGVWSWGLNIYGQLGNGTKTSATFPVQSLASSSIKLYGIKAIAAGQFHSLALTTTNEVLAWGMNTNGQLGNGTQSSQVYPVNVIDGVNSGNLTGVKMISAKGYSSLALKTDGILWSWGDNLSGQLGRRDYPIETSARPIILPGGIPFGDVKMMEAGFQHSVAVRNDGTLWTWGSNQNVAATFQYQLGREWNEPSVAIPGQVIASEDGTPVVEAAIAVTGNAHTSILGTDGSVWSVGGNSSKALGGNRTEATIQKLAQMTLGTLAQTKWTADSARSATAGDTVQVSIQLADSAGNALNTGTDRVRMTTDFGVVGPVSYAGAGKFTASFRSERPGISKVTATINGLEVPTKLSVQVTPGAPSASASTLIATPSVVTADGTSSSILTLELKDAWGNAMSSSVPNVSLTASRGTLGPLTELSVGKYEAALTSTVADASTVSVAINEVPLGLDARVTFLSSDPDAANSVLHVEPNSLPANGENKATIVLQVYDKFGNALTQSGGDVSFLTDLGEIGSVTEAVYGVYAAEMTSRTSGKATVTAMRTGLMLGQPAEVNFVPVVTKVVFGKNQYEAMSGTSVATALTAHYWNGETKDVTKESTYSVSDSSIATINSDGLVYGQASGQITLTARFGGSETTVPVVITRRPSGGDGPGTTPGTNPGTGPGTNPNPPVKPDPSGSDPKSGNPDTKPDPGLPGAGTKQPVTYAEVSGHWAEASINKALTDGWARGYADNSFRPDQAVTRAEFVKLLINAFGYKDTGEDTEISFKDGKEIRAWARPSVTLAVKHKLISGYGDGSFQPNALLTRTEMTAIIIRALGLTLATDATTKFADDGKIPSWAKPFVAVASELGIIQGRKADLFVPKGTATRAEAIVFIGRALSARKQ; translated from the coding sequence TTGAGGAAGAAGCTAATCTATTGTCTACTAATACTATTCACCGCTAGTTCGTTGGTGAATTCTAATTGGACCGTTAAGGCTGACGGTGCGCCTCAAGCCTCGCTTACCGTTCAGTCGATTTCCGCGGGGACTTATCATATGTTGGCTTTGATGAGCGATGGGACGGTCATGTCCTGGGGGAGAAATACGTCCGGTCAATTGGGTGTCGGCGTGACGGGTAACCGGGACTACGCATCGCCGGTAATAGACGGAAACGGCCAAGTATTATCCGATGTCGTCGCGGTTTCCGCAGCTTCGCAGCATTCGCTCGCGCTCAAACGCGACGGCACGGTATACTCGTGGGGCGATAACGGCATGGGACAGCTTGGACGTATCGGAGCGACAAGGGTTGCCGGAAAGATCGACGGGTTTAATAACAAAAAAATTACGGAAATATCTACGAGCGACTCTCATTCGCTCGCGCTCGACGAGGATGGAGGCGTCTGGTCCTGGGGCTTGAATATATACGGGCAGCTTGGCAATGGTACGAAAACGAGTGCAACGTTCCCCGTTCAATCATTGGCATCCTCTTCTATCAAACTATACGGAATCAAAGCGATAGCGGCCGGTCAATTTCATTCGCTTGCGCTGACCACGACCAATGAGGTATTGGCTTGGGGGATGAATACGAACGGTCAACTGGGCAACGGAACGCAATCTAGTCAAGTCTATCCCGTTAACGTAATCGACGGCGTAAACTCGGGCAACCTGACCGGGGTAAAGATGATATCGGCTAAAGGTTACAGTTCGCTCGCCCTTAAGACGGATGGCATATTATGGTCCTGGGGCGATAATTTATCGGGGCAGTTGGGCAGAAGGGATTACCCAATCGAGACTAGCGCCCGTCCTATTATTTTGCCGGGGGGTATCCCTTTCGGCGATGTTAAGATGATGGAGGCCGGCTTTCAGCACAGCGTTGCGGTTAGAAACGACGGAACGTTATGGACGTGGGGCTCCAATCAGAACGTAGCAGCAACGTTTCAGTATCAATTAGGAAGAGAATGGAACGAGCCCTCGGTAGCGATACCCGGTCAAGTTATCGCTAGCGAAGACGGAACGCCGGTTGTCGAGGCCGCGATAGCAGTGACCGGCAATGCCCATACGAGCATTCTTGGAACCGATGGCTCCGTATGGAGCGTCGGCGGCAACTCCTCTAAAGCATTAGGCGGCAATCGTACGGAGGCGACGATTCAGAAGTTGGCGCAAATGACCTTAGGTACTCTTGCGCAAACGAAATGGACAGCGGACAGCGCCCGATCCGCAACGGCCGGAGACACCGTTCAAGTGTCGATTCAGCTTGCGGATAGCGCAGGCAACGCTCTGAATACGGGCACCGACCGGGTACGGATGACTACGGATTTTGGCGTCGTCGGACCTGTATCCTATGCAGGCGCGGGCAAATTCACCGCTTCGTTCAGGTCCGAGCGACCAGGGATAAGCAAAGTTACCGCTACGATTAACGGGTTAGAAGTTCCGACCAAGCTAAGCGTTCAGGTGACTCCCGGAGCTCCGAGCGCAAGCGCGTCAACCCTTATTGCAACTCCAAGCGTTGTTACTGCCGATGGGACAAGCTCGTCTATTCTGACCTTGGAGTTGAAAGACGCGTGGGGCAACGCCATGTCGTCAAGCGTGCCCAATGTTTCGTTGACCGCTTCGCGGGGGACCTTGGGGCCACTGACCGAGCTCTCGGTCGGCAAATATGAAGCAGCGTTAACCTCAACAGTAGCGGACGCATCAACAGTAAGCGTAGCTATTAACGAAGTTCCTCTGGGGCTGGACGCTCGAGTTACCTTCCTGTCGAGCGATCCTGACGCAGCCAATTCCGTGCTGCATGTCGAACCTAACAGCCTACCGGCCAACGGGGAAAATAAAGCGACAATCGTTCTTCAAGTCTATGATAAGTTCGGCAATGCCTTAACTCAGAGCGGCGGGGATGTTTCATTCTTGACCGATCTAGGAGAGATCGGTTCGGTCACGGAAGCGGTATACGGGGTTTACGCGGCGGAAATGACGTCGCGAACTTCCGGCAAGGCGACGGTTACCGCGATGCGAACGGGTTTGATGCTAGGACAACCGGCGGAAGTGAACTTCGTTCCGGTCGTTACTAAAGTCGTATTCGGGAAAAACCAGTATGAAGCGATGTCCGGGACGAGTGTAGCAACAGCGTTAACCGCGCATTATTGGAACGGAGAAACGAAGGACGTTACGAAGGAAAGCACGTATTCTGTGTCGGACTCTTCGATCGCCACCATTAACAGCGATGGTCTTGTGTACGGACAAGCTTCGGGTCAGATTACGCTGACCGCGCGATTCGGCGGCAGCGAAACGACCGTTCCGGTCGTCATAACGAGAAGACCAAGCGGAGGAGACGGTCCGGGCACAACGCCGGGAACTAATCCGGGTACGGGTCCAGGAACAAATCCGAACCCGCCCGTGAAGCCGGACCCGTCAGGGTCGGACCCGAAATCTGGTAATCCTGACACGAAACCGGATCCGGGACTGCCGGGAGCGGGAACTAAGCAGCCGGTAACCTATGCGGAAGTTTCCGGTCATTGGGCGGAAGCATCCATTAACAAGGCTTTAACCGATGGCTGGGCGAGAGGTTATGCCGACAACAGCTTCCGACCGGACCAAGCGGTAACGCGAGCCGAGTTCGTGAAGCTGCTCATAAACGCATTCGGATATAAGGATACGGGAGAGGATACGGAGATCTCTTTCAAAGACGGCAAAGAAATTCGGGCTTGGGCGCGTCCATCCGTGACGTTGGCCGTTAAGCATAAACTGATATCCGGTTACGGGGACGGAAGCTTCCAGCCGAATGCCCTCTTAACCCGTACGGAGATGACGGCGATTATCATTCGAGCGTTGGGATTAACGTTGGCTACCGATGCAACAACGAAGTTCGCAGACGATGGCAAGATCCCGTCATGGGCGAAGCCGTTCGTGGCTGTAGCATCCGAGCTAGGCATTATACAAGGACGCAAAGCGGATCTGTTCGTGCCTAAAGGTACCGCGACACGGGCGGAAGCGATCGTTTTCATTGGACGCGCGTTGTCGGCACGGAAACAATGA
- a CDS encoding response regulator transcription factor, translated as MKMSDGHIMIVEDEHDIRELLRLCVEGSGFRVTTAGSVREARALLGNELPNLALLDINLPDGDGMGLCAEIRSRSDIPVILVTCRREGGDIVAGLEGGANDYIVKPFDVDVVIARIRTQLRSYAYWKQSNNKNRLRNGDLDIDLIGCEVTVCGKTVGLSAKERQLLLFLASHPNQVFSASLLYDRIWGLEGTSEENTVSVHIRYLRKKIESNPSEPKYIQTIRGFGYKFCWVED; from the coding sequence ATGAAGATGTCGGACGGGCACATCATGATTGTTGAAGATGAACATGACATTCGCGAATTGCTCCGGTTGTGCGTGGAGGGGAGCGGGTTCCGAGTAACAACGGCTGGAAGCGTTAGAGAAGCTCGGGCGTTACTTGGAAATGAGCTGCCTAATCTGGCGCTGCTGGATATTAACCTTCCGGACGGAGACGGGATGGGCTTATGCGCGGAAATTCGCAGCCGTTCGGATATTCCCGTCATTCTGGTCACATGCCGGAGAGAAGGCGGAGATATCGTAGCCGGCTTGGAGGGAGGGGCGAACGATTATATCGTTAAGCCTTTCGATGTCGATGTCGTAATCGCGCGCATTCGGACGCAACTGCGAAGCTATGCCTATTGGAAGCAGTCGAATAACAAGAACAGATTGCGTAACGGCGACTTGGACATTGATCTGATAGGTTGCGAAGTTACGGTCTGCGGGAAGACGGTCGGATTATCGGCTAAGGAACGCCAGCTTCTCCTGTTCTTAGCCAGCCATCCGAATCAAGTATTCAGCGCAAGCCTGCTGTACGACAGAATCTGGGGATTGGAAGGGACGAGCGAGGAGAATACCGTAAGTGTTCACATTCGCTATTTACGTAAAAAAATCGAGAGTAATCCTTCGGAGCCCAAGTATATTCAAACGATTCGCGGATTCGGTTATAAGTTTTGCTGGGTGGAGGATTAA
- a CDS encoding sensor histidine kinase: MNRLKQLQFTLLILMLLPIVLIFPISSTQAKTSASESEAPASRITWDSYYLGDISEGLLPTRWHPFSTMDADPQGVSSNRELWLKATIPNNEHSPGQLLVYSYIVEDFEISLYADGKPIYRSEKLLPSGFISWRMIAYDSKVGAKDQVLVARISPRQNLEGFEVWTGAAPAIALKLLRTEAPVWAGAIVLALLSAISLLLFLFNRSQKLFIYFAVFFASIAIDLTVLWGGWQYAFRPESLMILGSLVHFNWYIGYASGILITYAIVGERGSTWIRNLGYAVVVYAFTAIAGWQILGEQAQLLFYQLFYDYISACLLLVLAVVLIRALRRRRNTEITVFAIGNALLVGGLVLGQSVSGQFGLLPTPRTMLTSHHAFAQIGWTFVGFGGAILCLGIIMGMRIMRMAQLRSTNKELGKLNDELRIANDKLARIDDIRSNMYSEVSHELNTPITAIKGYVQLMLNGTIPAGETRYLQVIHDKSLVMERMIDDMLEIARLENKNTQFDFELVPFTDLFARLCSKVQLDMLERGFAFTWSPIPEPDWPDRFSAIYADPMRVEQVFVNLLSNARKFTPVGGAIRIEAVIERQSLTIRFVDSGCGIEASEREHIFERYYRGQAAKTGTVMGTGLGLPICREIMNAHNGEIGLERSSAQGSTFYIRFPLRYAQMREMEPEETA, encoded by the coding sequence ATGAACCGATTAAAGCAATTGCAATTCACGTTGTTAATCCTTATGCTACTTCCCATAGTTTTAATATTTCCGATTAGCTCGACGCAAGCGAAGACGAGCGCTTCCGAAAGCGAAGCTCCGGCATCGCGTATTACGTGGGACTCCTATTATTTAGGGGACATCTCTGAAGGTCTGCTGCCCACGCGTTGGCATCCGTTCTCTACGATGGATGCCGATCCTCAAGGCGTTAGCTCAAACCGCGAGTTGTGGTTGAAGGCAACGATTCCGAATAATGAACATTCTCCGGGGCAACTCCTGGTCTATTCGTATATTGTCGAAGATTTCGAGATTTCGTTGTATGCGGACGGCAAGCCGATCTACCGATCGGAGAAGCTGCTGCCTTCGGGATTTATTTCTTGGCGAATGATCGCTTACGACAGCAAGGTCGGGGCTAAAGATCAGGTTCTGGTGGCGCGTATTTCGCCTCGGCAAAATCTGGAAGGCTTCGAAGTTTGGACGGGAGCAGCACCGGCTATAGCGCTGAAGCTGCTGCGAACGGAAGCGCCGGTATGGGCCGGGGCGATCGTGCTAGCGCTGCTAAGCGCGATTTCTTTACTATTGTTTTTGTTCAACCGCAGCCAGAAGCTCTTTATTTATTTTGCCGTATTTTTTGCGAGCATAGCTATCGATTTAACCGTATTGTGGGGAGGCTGGCAGTATGCCTTCCGCCCGGAGTCGCTCATGATCTTAGGATCGCTGGTCCATTTCAATTGGTATATCGGATATGCTAGCGGTATTCTCATCACCTATGCGATTGTCGGCGAGAGAGGCAGCACCTGGATTCGTAATCTCGGTTACGCGGTTGTCGTTTATGCCTTTACGGCAATAGCAGGGTGGCAAATATTAGGGGAACAAGCTCAACTGCTGTTCTACCAACTCTTCTACGACTATATTTCGGCGTGTCTGTTACTCGTATTGGCGGTCGTTCTGATTCGTGCGCTTAGGCGGAGAAGGAATACGGAAATTACGGTGTTCGCCATCGGTAATGCCTTGTTGGTGGGAGGGTTGGTGCTCGGCCAGTCGGTCAGCGGACAATTCGGGCTGCTTCCTACGCCCAGAACAATGTTGACTTCTCATCACGCGTTTGCCCAAATCGGTTGGACATTCGTTGGCTTCGGCGGAGCAATCCTCTGTCTCGGTATCATTATGGGTATGCGTATCATGCGCATGGCACAGCTTCGTTCGACGAACAAGGAGCTCGGGAAGCTGAATGATGAACTTAGGATTGCTAACGATAAGCTGGCGCGCATTGACGATATTCGCAGCAATATGTATTCAGAGGTGAGCCATGAGCTCAACACGCCGATTACGGCGATTAAAGGTTATGTTCAGTTAATGCTGAACGGCACCATACCTGCGGGCGAAACTCGCTACCTGCAAGTCATTCACGATAAATCGCTCGTTATGGAGCGGATGATCGACGATATGCTGGAAATTGCCAGGCTTGAAAATAAAAATACCCAGTTCGATTTCGAGCTCGTACCCTTTACGGATCTATTCGCGAGATTATGTTCGAAGGTGCAATTAGACATGTTAGAGAGGGGCTTCGCCTTTACATGGAGTCCGATTCCCGAGCCCGATTGGCCTGATCGATTCTCGGCTATATATGCCGATCCCATGCGCGTGGAGCAAGTATTCGTTAACTTGCTATCGAATGCGCGGAAATTTACGCCTGTTGGGGGTGCGATTCGAATCGAGGCCGTCATTGAAAGACAGTCGCTAACTATCCGGTTTGTCGACAGCGGATGCGGGATCGAAGCATCGGAACGCGAGCATATTTTCGAACGTTATTATCGGGGGCAGGCCGCCAAAACGGGGACGGTTATGGGAACGGGGCTGGGATTACCGATCTGCCGCGAGATCATGAACGCCCATAACGGAGAGATCGGGCTTGAACGCTCGTCGGCTCAAGGAAGTACGTTTTATATCCGTTTTCCGCTGCGTTATGCGCAGATGCGGGAGATGGAGCCGGAGGAAACCGCATGA
- the tnpC gene encoding IS66 family transposase — protein sequence MKLTSKQVLHVSKGDTEIAGFISALLAQNEKLTEIVETQTRQIKKLENRVQELERQIGQNSNNSSKPPSSDGLRKKNNLREPGGKKGAPKGHEGHTLRFHLEPDEVVVHPLTTCKNCNHSMAELPAQDWIKRQVLDLPLAPLITTEHRAEEKRCPCCRTLQRAEFPSAVKAPVQYGESFAAWTTYLSVYQLLPLKRIAQFFFDLTRYRPSERTLLEQLNTMASRVAEHEPVIKAQLRKEPFICCDETPMRLNGKQQHLHTHSSAEWTLLHMNEKRCGPAFTEMDVLPAYKGIVVHDCFSSYFKSDVTFSHALCNAHLLRDCQGIVDHNRHQWAAQMKELLRRSWKMAKAARASGTRMSDALLAEIDRQYDDILVLGANEWSTDKVPEKTGPRGRKCKSIAANLGDRLTRHKASVLRFLYDDQIPFDNNLAERDIRMSKVKQKISGCFRTAIGGQQFASIRGFISTLLKQSLPLHQSLVSVLRGQFQFSAT from the coding sequence GTGAAGCTAACATCGAAACAGGTACTACACGTTAGCAAAGGAGATACCGAGATTGCTGGCTTTATTTCCGCGCTCCTAGCCCAAAACGAAAAGTTAACCGAGATCGTGGAAACGCAAACCCGGCAAATCAAGAAGCTCGAAAATCGCGTACAGGAGCTAGAACGCCAGATCGGTCAAAATAGCAACAACAGCAGCAAACCACCCTCGAGTGATGGACTGCGCAAAAAGAACAACTTACGCGAGCCCGGAGGCAAGAAAGGCGCTCCTAAAGGGCATGAAGGGCATACCCTTCGTTTTCATCTGGAGCCGGACGAAGTTGTCGTCCATCCCCTTACCACCTGCAAAAACTGCAATCATTCCATGGCTGAACTACCTGCGCAGGATTGGATCAAAAGGCAGGTGCTTGACCTACCCCTAGCTCCGCTCATCACCACCGAGCATCGCGCCGAAGAGAAGCGCTGTCCTTGTTGTCGCACCCTGCAAAGAGCCGAGTTTCCCAGCGCAGTTAAAGCACCTGTTCAATACGGGGAAAGCTTTGCTGCTTGGACGACGTATCTGAGCGTCTATCAGTTGCTCCCCTTGAAGCGCATTGCTCAGTTCTTTTTCGATTTGACCAGGTATCGCCCGAGCGAACGCACTTTGCTTGAGCAACTGAATACGATGGCATCCCGTGTAGCGGAGCATGAACCGGTAATCAAAGCGCAACTGCGCAAAGAACCCTTCATTTGCTGCGATGAAACGCCCATGCGTTTGAACGGGAAACAACAACATCTTCATACGCACTCGAGCGCCGAATGGACGTTACTGCATATGAACGAAAAACGATGCGGGCCGGCGTTCACCGAAATGGATGTGCTGCCTGCCTATAAGGGGATCGTCGTGCATGACTGCTTTTCCTCGTATTTCAAATCAGACGTAACGTTCTCCCATGCGCTCTGTAATGCGCATCTCCTGCGTGACTGCCAGGGCATCGTAGATCACAATCGACATCAATGGGCAGCCCAAATGAAAGAATTGCTTCGCCGAAGTTGGAAAATGGCCAAAGCGGCTAGAGCCTCCGGCACGCGAATGTCAGATGCACTCCTCGCTGAGATTGACCGTCAGTACGACGACATTCTGGTGCTTGGAGCAAACGAATGGTCAACAGATAAGGTTCCCGAGAAAACGGGGCCACGAGGGCGGAAATGCAAAAGTATTGCAGCGAACCTTGGAGACCGACTTACGCGCCACAAGGCGTCGGTACTCCGCTTTCTTTACGATGACCAAATCCCATTTGATAACAATCTGGCTGAACGAGACATTCGCATGTCCAAGGTGAAACAAAAGATCTCGGGTTGCTTTCGGACAGCTATCGGCGGACAGCAGTTTGCCAGCATTCGCGGGTTTATTTCCACACTTCTGAAACAATCCCTCCCTTTGCACCAATCACTCGTTTCCGTTCTTCGCGGTCAGTTTCAGTTTAGTGCTACGTAA